The proteins below are encoded in one region of Amycolatopsis acidiphila:
- a CDS encoding ABC transporter substrate-binding protein, which translates to MRTRTFGLISAAVVVTFVATACGGGVADSGQQAPGGGGSAKADQVYAQIAALPKDQQRAKAVELAKSEGTLSLYTSMTADVADAVSKKFQDQFGIKVSVFRGNSETVLQRTSQESSANRLGADVIESDFPQMTILSSQKLLADYNGAALDKVQQAGKFPDWTATRFNVLLPAWNTNLISPGDEPKSWEDLADPKYRGKLSIEASDSDWYENVTHYWLTHGKTQQQVDQLWQGIVANAKTVKGHTTMAQLLGAGQTGMDAMNYTYITERSKLDGAPVAYRPASGTNPIPAFPRPNGIGMLKAAQHPAAAWLFYDWMLTEGQQVLVSLHLTPSTTVPGDDSFQGVNLVPYDVDTLTKDGATWDTKYDDLLRGVAAN; encoded by the coding sequence ATGAGGACCAGAACGTTCGGCCTGATCAGTGCCGCCGTCGTCGTCACGTTCGTGGCGACGGCGTGCGGTGGCGGGGTCGCGGACTCCGGGCAGCAGGCACCCGGCGGTGGCGGCAGCGCCAAGGCGGACCAGGTGTACGCGCAGATCGCCGCCCTGCCCAAGGACCAGCAACGGGCCAAGGCCGTGGAGCTGGCCAAGTCCGAGGGCACGCTGTCGCTCTACACCTCCATGACGGCAGACGTCGCGGACGCGGTCAGCAAGAAGTTCCAGGACCAGTTCGGCATCAAGGTCTCGGTGTTCCGCGGGAACTCCGAGACCGTGCTCCAGCGGACCTCGCAGGAGTCCTCGGCCAACCGGCTCGGCGCCGACGTCATCGAGTCGGACTTCCCGCAGATGACGATCCTGTCCAGCCAGAAGCTGCTCGCGGACTACAACGGCGCCGCACTGGACAAGGTGCAGCAGGCCGGCAAGTTCCCGGACTGGACGGCCACCCGGTTCAACGTCCTGCTGCCGGCCTGGAACACCAACCTCATCTCGCCCGGTGACGAGCCGAAGAGCTGGGAGGACCTCGCCGATCCCAAGTACCGCGGCAAGCTCTCGATCGAGGCGTCCGACAGTGACTGGTACGAGAACGTCACGCACTACTGGCTGACGCACGGCAAGACCCAGCAGCAGGTGGACCAGCTGTGGCAGGGCATCGTCGCCAACGCCAAGACCGTCAAGGGCCACACCACGATGGCGCAGCTGCTCGGCGCGGGGCAGACGGGGATGGACGCGATGAACTACACCTACATCACCGAGCGCAGCAAGCTCGACGGCGCGCCCGTGGCGTACCGCCCGGCCAGTGGCACCAACCCGATTCCCGCCTTCCCGCGGCCCAACGGGATCGGCATGCTCAAGGCCGCGCAGCATCCGGCCGCCGCGTGGCTGTTCTACGACTGGATGCTCACCGAGGGTCAGCAGGTGCTGGTGAGCCTGCACCTGACGCCGTCGACGACCGTGCCCGGCGACGACAGCTTCCAGGGCGTCAACCTGGTGCCCTACGACGTCGACACCCTGACCAAGGACGGCGCCACCTGGGACACGAAGTACGACGACCTGCTGCGCGGCGTCGCCGCCAACTGA
- a CDS encoding extracellular solute-binding protein: MKRSRPFVLSLLVGVALAGCSPGAADGPVAAAGNPQHGNVFTGYAGLSGPDRTARLLADARAAGGQLDLYTSNTDIQDLVDGFQQAYPGIKVNAFRANSETVLERIQQEGSAGRTANDVVDTDDTELRALSKDGVLAPYDGPAKANLRPDAVFGDWQAERFNGFVVGWNTSLVPAGQAPKSFTDLTAPQWKGKIALEVGDWDWYAAMHTYLTDVRKLPAADVDRLFQQIVANAKVTKGHTVQGQLLSAGQFAVACSVYSHTVDNAADKGAPVAWHPIADPVILRPNGLALMAQARHPAAALLWADWVLGAGQQLIAKSHRIPAAQNVPGYTNPVPAGTPVYNVPDQVLENSQSWNKSYDDLLRGVPQAN, encoded by the coding sequence ATGAAGCGCTCCCGCCCGTTCGTCCTGTCCCTGCTCGTCGGCGTCGCACTGGCCGGATGCTCCCCGGGAGCGGCCGACGGCCCGGTCGCCGCCGCCGGAAATCCCCAGCACGGCAACGTGTTCACCGGCTACGCCGGGCTGAGCGGGCCCGACCGGACGGCCCGGCTGCTCGCCGACGCCAGGGCCGCGGGCGGGCAGCTCGACCTGTACACCTCGAACACCGACATCCAGGACCTCGTCGACGGCTTCCAGCAGGCCTACCCCGGCATCAAGGTCAACGCGTTCCGGGCGAACTCCGAGACCGTGCTGGAGCGGATCCAGCAGGAGGGCAGCGCGGGCAGGACCGCCAACGACGTGGTGGACACCGACGACACCGAGCTGCGCGCACTGAGCAAGGACGGCGTGCTCGCGCCCTACGACGGCCCGGCGAAGGCGAACCTGCGCCCGGACGCGGTCTTCGGGGACTGGCAGGCGGAGCGGTTCAACGGGTTCGTGGTGGGCTGGAACACCTCGCTCGTGCCGGCCGGGCAGGCGCCGAAGAGCTTCACCGACCTCACCGCGCCGCAGTGGAAGGGGAAGATCGCGCTCGAGGTGGGTGACTGGGACTGGTACGCCGCGATGCACACCTACCTCACCGACGTCCGCAAGCTGCCCGCCGCCGACGTGGACCGGCTCTTCCAGCAGATCGTCGCCAACGCCAAGGTCACCAAAGGCCATACGGTGCAAGGGCAGCTGCTCAGCGCGGGCCAGTTCGCGGTCGCCTGCTCGGTCTACAGCCACACCGTCGACAACGCGGCCGACAAGGGCGCCCCGGTCGCCTGGCACCCGATCGCGGATCCGGTCATCCTGCGCCCCAACGGGCTGGCGCTGATGGCGCAGGCCCGGCATCCGGCCGCGGCGCTGCTGTGGGCCGACTGGGTGCTCGGCGCCGGGCAGCAGCTGATCGCGAAGTCGCACCGGATCCCCGCCGCGCAGAACGTGCCCGGGTACACCAACCCCGTTCCGGCCGGCACACCCGTCTACAACGTGCCGGACCAGGTGCTGGAGAACTCCCAGTCCTGGAACAAGTCCTACGACGACCTGCTGCGCGGAGTGCCGCAGGCCAACTGA
- a CDS encoding cupin domain-containing protein: MVTTADGAPAAGPGGAGPDDDGKRFLLDPYKDWAAGEGIPVHYDFGHDLLTLETAPWDRYDARGCFAHTHGMGDFMTNYVIEVLPAKKTRPVKHLYEAFFYVLAGYGSTTVWLPGGGSRTFEWGPKALFAIPLNCTYQIMNTSGSEPVRLSCTSDAPLTLNLYHNVDFVFGNDFEFPERVGDVAYFGGEGALSVYNKDSVKVQNVWETNFVHDLTSFRLYEFEGRGKGSLNVNFLLAEGTMHAHVSQMPVGRYKKAHRHAAGTHVHAVDGEGHSLLWYEGDAEFKEFPWRHGFMYTPPFWMFHQHFNTGPRPARYVACSLGSRRYPFLAMRRKSAEGSGAVSVSQGGRQIEYEDQDPRVHRKFLEALDRSGVRSQMGDVFDEDAIRSLPPEALTGVIRTPVSTGPAV, encoded by the coding sequence ATGGTCACCACGGCCGACGGGGCACCGGCTGCCGGGCCCGGCGGAGCCGGTCCGGACGACGACGGCAAGAGGTTCCTCCTCGACCCCTACAAGGACTGGGCCGCGGGTGAGGGCATCCCGGTCCACTACGACTTCGGCCACGACCTGCTGACCCTCGAAACCGCGCCATGGGACCGCTACGACGCCCGCGGCTGCTTCGCGCACACCCACGGCATGGGTGACTTCATGACCAACTACGTCATCGAAGTGTTGCCCGCCAAGAAGACCCGCCCGGTGAAACACCTGTACGAAGCGTTCTTCTACGTCCTGGCCGGATACGGCTCGACCACGGTCTGGCTGCCCGGCGGCGGCAGCCGGACGTTCGAATGGGGTCCCAAGGCCCTGTTCGCCATTCCGCTCAACTGCACGTACCAGATCATGAACACCTCGGGCAGCGAGCCCGTGCGGCTGTCCTGCACCAGCGACGCACCGCTGACGCTGAACCTCTACCACAACGTCGATTTCGTGTTCGGCAACGACTTCGAGTTCCCCGAGCGCGTCGGCGACGTGGCGTACTTCGGCGGCGAAGGCGCGCTTTCGGTGTACAACAAGGACTCCGTCAAGGTGCAGAACGTGTGGGAGACCAACTTCGTGCACGACCTGACGAGCTTCCGCCTCTACGAGTTCGAGGGCCGGGGCAAGGGCTCGCTCAACGTCAACTTCCTGCTGGCGGAGGGCACGATGCACGCGCACGTGTCGCAGATGCCGGTCGGGCGGTACAAGAAGGCCCACCGGCACGCCGCGGGCACGCACGTGCACGCCGTCGACGGTGAGGGGCACTCCCTGCTCTGGTACGAGGGCGACGCGGAGTTCAAGGAGTTCCCGTGGCGGCACGGGTTCATGTACACCCCGCCGTTCTGGATGTTCCACCAGCACTTCAACACCGGGCCACGACCCGCGCGCTACGTCGCCTGCAGCCTCGGCAGCCGCCGCTACCCGTTCCTCGCGATGCGCCGCAAGAGCGCCGAAGGGTCCGGCGCCGTCTCGGTCTCCCAAGGGGGACGGCAGATCGAGTACGAGGACCAGGATCCCCGCGTGCACCGCAAGTTCCTCGAAGCCCTCGACCGGAGCGGGGTGCGGTCCCAGATGGGCGACGTGTTCGACGAGGACGCCATCAGGTCGCTGCCGCCGGAGGCGCTGACCGGCGTGATCAGGACGCCGGTCTCGACCGGCCCGGCCGTGTAG
- a CDS encoding ethanolamine ammonia-lyase reactivating factor EutA: MHDEDFDHEHEVGLTDADRRAIAQAILEQDTLELRTVGIDIGSSTSHLLFARVFLRRETHHLSSRFVVVGRTVEWRSPILLTPFLPDGTIDAHELAHFVKHCYADAGFSRADVDSGAVILTGEAVKRKNARAIDEIFAAESGKFVCATAGHKLEAILAAHGSGATALSAERGACALHVDIGGGTTKLALIDRGVIRGVAAFAVGGRLLAQDGEGRWTRADEPARLVAAELGLDTTPEALADPAVRQAISRRLARLLADRIVGAPPDELGRALQLTEPLARPAEPAYLTFSGGVAEYLFGHETQDYGDIARELAAAVIDQLGSRVRIPAVDGGQRIRATVIGASQFTVQVSGKTIHLGGHDALPVQNVPVVHLGQSLPAQIHPAEIAEAFRRSARRQDRDPAEPLALAFSWSGPPTYDRLTALCQGIIGFAGSSAELLLLVVDGDVGQTLGRILDQDLGLNRKLISLDGIELKDLDFVDVGALLDPPGVVPVVIKSLLFS, translated from the coding sequence GTGCACGACGAGGACTTCGACCACGAGCACGAAGTCGGCCTCACCGACGCAGACCGGCGGGCGATCGCGCAGGCGATCCTGGAGCAGGACACCCTCGAGCTGCGCACGGTCGGCATCGACATCGGCAGCTCGACCTCCCACCTGTTGTTCGCCAGGGTGTTCCTGCGCCGCGAGACCCACCACCTCTCCAGCCGGTTCGTGGTGGTCGGGCGCACCGTGGAATGGCGCTCCCCGATCCTGCTCACCCCGTTCCTGCCCGACGGCACGATCGACGCGCACGAGCTGGCCCACTTCGTCAAGCACTGCTACGCCGACGCCGGCTTCAGCCGGGCCGACGTGGACAGCGGCGCGGTGATCCTCACCGGCGAGGCGGTCAAACGGAAGAACGCGCGCGCCATCGACGAGATCTTCGCGGCGGAGTCCGGAAAGTTCGTCTGCGCCACGGCGGGTCACAAGCTGGAGGCCATCCTCGCCGCGCACGGCTCGGGCGCCACGGCGTTGTCGGCCGAGCGCGGGGCCTGTGCGCTGCACGTGGACATCGGCGGCGGCACCACCAAACTGGCGCTGATCGACCGGGGCGTCATCCGCGGGGTGGCCGCGTTCGCGGTCGGCGGGCGGCTGCTCGCGCAGGACGGCGAGGGCCGCTGGACGAGGGCCGACGAGCCGGCCCGGCTGGTGGCCGCGGAGCTGGGGCTGGACACGACACCGGAGGCGCTGGCCGACCCCGCGGTGCGCCAGGCGATCAGCCGGCGGCTCGCGCGGCTGCTGGCCGACCGGATCGTGGGCGCCCCGCCGGACGAGCTGGGCCGGGCACTGCAGCTCACCGAACCCTTGGCGCGCCCGGCCGAGCCCGCCTATCTCACGTTCTCCGGCGGTGTTGCCGAATACCTGTTCGGCCACGAAACGCAGGACTACGGGGACATCGCGCGTGAGCTGGCCGCGGCCGTGATCGACCAGCTCGGCTCACGCGTGCGGATTCCCGCCGTCGACGGCGGCCAGCGCATCCGCGCGACCGTGATCGGCGCGTCGCAGTTCACCGTGCAGGTCAGCGGCAAGACGATCCACCTGGGCGGCCACGACGCCCTGCCCGTGCAGAACGTGCCGGTCGTCCACCTCGGGCAGTCGCTGCCGGCGCAGATCCACCCGGCGGAGATCGCGGAGGCGTTCCGGCGCAGCGCGCGGCGCCAGGACCGGGACCCGGCCGAGCCGCTGGCGCTGGCCTTCTCCTGGTCGGGTCCGCCGACCTACGACCGGCTGACCGCCCTGTGCCAGGGGATCATCGGCTTCGCCGGTTCGTCGGCTGAGCTGCTCCTGCTCGTGGTCGACGGCGACGTCGGGCAGACCCTGGGCCGGATCCTGGACCAGGACCTCGGGCTGAACCGGAAGCTGATCTCACTCGACGGCATCGAGCTGAAGGACCTCGACTTCGTCGACGTGGGCGCCCTGCTCGACCCGCCCGGCGTGGTGCCGGTGGTGATCAAGTCCCTGCTGTTCTCCTGA
- a CDS encoding class II aldolase/adducin family protein codes for MDAPTDVLRHEVAICSRLLVDAGILNYSGHISVRIPGTETLLIQRGHDVRAELAPERLLVVGLDGKPVDGRGEPPSEVFIHTEIYRARPDAGAVAHFHHDPTTVFSVVEDNPLVPVKNHASRWAAGIPVHFDSSHIAVPEQGAAVARTLGSGYALLLRGHGEVLVAEDVRSLYADVVHFVENARALTLAAQLGKVTPLTDEELAAFLATFKRGKHARKLWKYYTAVAASRGLIPREWVLDQDAPAEAGAR; via the coding sequence ATGGACGCTCCGACCGACGTGCTCCGCCACGAGGTGGCGATCTGCTCACGGCTGCTGGTGGACGCCGGGATCCTCAACTACAGCGGGCACATCAGCGTCCGGATCCCGGGCACCGAGACGCTGCTCATCCAGCGCGGGCACGACGTCCGCGCGGAGCTCGCGCCGGAGCGGCTGCTGGTCGTCGGCCTGGACGGCAAGCCGGTGGACGGCCGGGGCGAACCGCCCTCGGAGGTGTTCATCCACACCGAGATCTACCGCGCCCGGCCCGACGCCGGTGCCGTCGCCCACTTCCACCACGACCCGACCACGGTGTTCAGCGTGGTCGAGGACAACCCGCTGGTGCCGGTGAAGAACCACGCGAGCCGGTGGGCCGCGGGCATTCCGGTGCACTTCGACTCGTCGCACATCGCGGTGCCCGAACAGGGCGCCGCGGTGGCGCGGACGCTGGGCTCGGGGTACGCGCTCCTGCTGCGCGGCCACGGCGAGGTGCTGGTGGCGGAGGACGTGCGCTCGCTGTACGCCGACGTGGTCCACTTCGTGGAGAACGCCCGCGCGCTGACGCTCGCCGCCCAGCTCGGGAAGGTCACGCCCCTGACCGACGAGGAGCTCGCGGCCTTCCTCGCCACGTTCAAGCGCGGCAAGCACGCTCGCAAGCTGTGGAAGTACTACACCGCGGTGGCCGCGAGCCGCGGGCTGATCCCCCGCGAATGGGTCCTCGACCAGGACGCGCCCGCGGAGGCAGGGGCACGGTGA
- a CDS encoding M1 family metallopeptidase translates to MRSYDVALDLTPGDDTFRSTTTIRFAADGEPAFAELVPRRLCSASLNGVPCDTFSPGAGRLSLTGLEDENELVVVADMAYAGDGQGVHRHVDPADGRTYLYASSALTAAPRWFACFDQPDLKAPLRLSLRCPEDWTVVGNGGAATFAEGWWRTPATPPLSPHLAGFIAGPYHSHTATHDGVPLGVHVRRSRVDSALTSELLAETARLLDEFHRLLDARYPWGEYHQAFVPDLPWRGMENPGCVLYREPLLTRRSERTRLMAHELAHMWFGDLVTMRWWDDLWLHESFAEYLADRVLATGSLAPADQLGADARPSTHPVADADVRYADEAYLAMDAIIYTKGAVVLDQLARRIGHEAFVRGLRAHLAGPTNTSYDDFVESWSAVAGPGFDDWARRWLRTSGLDTVRVAGNRLLRSGSRPHHLSVAAFGFDGGELRRDLLAVDDESNDLPVPPVATALVLPNADGRSWVKIQLAAEEWRRMPALLPKLDEQARRMVWTALRSGVEDGELDPEFAVELGVATFPFESSAGVLGPAARWLTEVVLGTYLPDHGREQAERGLAGALGAAFHSAPTDSALQRTAARRWIDVAPAAALASLRHPRALERRCALGHYLPGRPGDPVHAARCRALVPGSEAKENAWAFILGDAPAEERYAAARAFWHPAHRRLTEPFVARYFDDIPRVDGGIEAARLARFAFPRTADASALRAAASLLDSPGLDAGVRHAVADGADELRRALWRPSRIGNMVSPLAL, encoded by the coding sequence GTGCGCTCCTACGATGTCGCCCTCGACCTGACGCCGGGCGACGACACGTTCCGGTCCACCACCACGATCCGCTTCGCGGCGGACGGTGAGCCGGCGTTCGCCGAACTGGTGCCGCGGCGGCTGTGTTCGGCCTCGCTGAACGGGGTTCCCTGCGACACCTTCTCCCCCGGTGCGGGCCGCCTGTCCCTCACCGGGCTCGAGGACGAGAACGAGCTCGTCGTGGTGGCGGACATGGCGTACGCGGGCGACGGCCAGGGCGTGCACCGGCACGTCGATCCGGCCGACGGCCGCACCTACCTGTACGCGAGCTCGGCCCTGACCGCCGCGCCCCGCTGGTTCGCCTGCTTCGACCAGCCGGACCTGAAGGCGCCGCTGCGGTTGTCCCTGCGCTGCCCGGAAGACTGGACCGTGGTGGGCAACGGCGGGGCCGCCACCTTCGCGGAAGGCTGGTGGCGGACGCCTGCCACCCCACCGCTGTCCCCTCACCTGGCCGGGTTCATCGCCGGGCCGTACCACTCGCACACGGCCACGCACGACGGCGTCCCGCTGGGAGTGCACGTCCGCAGGTCGCGAGTGGACAGTGCGCTGACCTCTGAACTGTTGGCGGAGACCGCCCGCCTCCTCGACGAGTTCCACCGCCTGCTGGATGCCCGGTACCCGTGGGGCGAGTACCACCAGGCGTTCGTGCCGGACCTGCCGTGGCGCGGCATGGAGAACCCGGGCTGCGTGCTGTACCGGGAGCCCTTGCTGACCCGCAGATCCGAGCGCACCCGGCTGATGGCACACGAGCTGGCGCACATGTGGTTCGGCGACCTCGTCACGATGCGCTGGTGGGACGACCTCTGGCTGCACGAGTCGTTCGCCGAGTACCTGGCGGACCGCGTCCTCGCCACCGGCTCGCTCGCCCCGGCGGACCAGCTCGGGGCCGACGCTCGCCCGAGCACCCATCCGGTGGCGGACGCCGACGTGCGGTATGCGGACGAGGCGTACCTCGCCATGGACGCGATCATCTACACCAAGGGCGCCGTGGTGCTGGACCAGCTCGCCCGGAGGATCGGCCACGAGGCCTTCGTCCGCGGACTACGCGCACACCTGGCCGGGCCCACGAACACGTCCTACGACGACTTCGTGGAGTCCTGGTCCGCGGTCGCCGGTCCGGGTTTCGACGACTGGGCACGGCGCTGGCTGCGGACATCGGGGCTGGACACCGTGCGAGTCGCGGGAAATCGGCTCCTCCGCAGCGGCAGCCGCCCGCACCACTTGTCTGTCGCGGCCTTCGGCTTCGACGGCGGAGAACTCCGTCGCGACCTCCTCGCGGTAGACGATGAGAGCAACGACCTGCCAGTCCCTCCGGTAGCAACCGCGCTCGTGCTGCCCAATGCCGACGGCAGGTCCTGGGTCAAGATCCAGCTGGCCGCCGAGGAATGGCGCCGCATGCCGGCCCTGCTGCCGAAGCTCGACGAGCAGGCGCGCCGGATGGTCTGGACCGCTCTGCGCAGCGGGGTCGAGGACGGGGAGCTGGACCCCGAATTCGCCGTCGAGCTCGGGGTGGCGACGTTTCCGTTCGAGTCCTCGGCCGGCGTCCTCGGCCCGGCCGCGCGGTGGCTGACCGAGGTGGTGCTCGGCACCTACCTGCCCGACCACGGGCGGGAGCAGGCGGAACGCGGGCTCGCAGGTGCGCTGGGCGCGGCTTTCCACTCCGCACCAACGGATTCCGCACTGCAACGCACTGCCGCACGCCGCTGGATCGACGTCGCGCCCGCGGCGGCTCTGGCCTCGTTGCGGCACCCGCGCGCGCTGGAACGCCGGTGCGCGCTCGGCCACTACCTGCCGGGACGGCCCGGCGACCCGGTGCACGCCGCCCGGTGCCGCGCACTGGTCCCCGGCAGCGAGGCCAAGGAAAACGCGTGGGCGTTCATCCTGGGCGACGCGCCTGCTGAGGAGCGGTATGCGGCGGCCAGGGCGTTCTGGCATCCGGCCCACCGGCGGCTGACCGAACCGTTCGTCGCCCGCTATTTCGACGACATCCCCCGCGTGGATGGAGGCATCGAGGCCGCGCGCCTCGCCCGCTTCGCCTTTCCGCGCACCGCCGATGCTTCCGCCCTGCGCGCGGCCGCAAGCCTGCTCGACTCGCCGGGCCTCGATGCCGGTGTCCGCCACGCGGTCGCCGACGGCGCCGACGAGCTGCGCCGAGCACTCTGGCGTCCATCGAGAATCGGTAATATGGTTAGTCCACTAGCCCTTTGA
- a CDS encoding cupin domain-containing protein — translation MSEAEAAGDEAEARAKLYHSQKNRVFVRPIQGEYGLNAELERLRAVPRVRKASEIKFVDGPQAYSRHYVEPKDGITQTFHLHLEEYGPGGKSQKHGHVNEAAFYILDGRGYEIHDGIRYDWEAGDVAIVHNNCVHQHFNADEHRPARALVIKTKPMYLFMNMLFQKQVEARAVTPSPTGEGFEPREREEDFNHPEGGY, via the coding sequence GTGTCCGAGGCCGAAGCCGCGGGTGACGAAGCCGAAGCTCGCGCGAAGCTGTACCACAGCCAGAAGAACCGCGTCTTCGTCCGCCCGATCCAGGGCGAGTACGGGTTGAACGCCGAGCTCGAGCGGCTGCGCGCGGTGCCGCGGGTGCGCAAGGCGAGCGAGATCAAGTTCGTCGACGGGCCGCAGGCCTACAGCAGGCACTACGTCGAGCCCAAGGACGGCATCACCCAGACGTTCCACCTGCACCTGGAGGAGTACGGCCCGGGCGGCAAGTCGCAGAAGCACGGGCACGTCAACGAAGCCGCGTTCTACATCCTGGACGGGCGGGGCTACGAGATCCACGACGGGATCCGGTACGACTGGGAGGCGGGCGACGTGGCGATCGTGCACAACAACTGCGTGCACCAGCACTTCAACGCCGACGAGCACCGGCCGGCCCGCGCACTCGTCATCAAGACGAAGCCGATGTACCTGTTCATGAACATGTTGTTCCAGAAGCAGGTCGAGGCGCGTGCGGTGACGCCGTCCCCCACCGGCGAGGGCTTCGAGCCCCGGGAACGGGAAGAGGACTTCAACCACCCCGAAGGGGGCTACTGA
- a CDS encoding cupin domain-containing protein: MAWDEHEKWLAGTANGDFYQKLLDEAADAPVRNAGRKKIVRPAEMPWEMSRHGLLKHLINEDMNTRMETVDAYMQIIPPGSRSGRHRHLAEECLYVLEGRGYDVHQDCDVDITDEYTWRPKEETQRFEWEAGDVIYVPPCTIHQHFNADPRRPVRLISATNRIYRYCGLNDLVQLEDAPEYDPRVVLTPETIQSYLRPPVPAGLA; this comes from the coding sequence ATGGCTTGGGACGAGCACGAGAAGTGGCTGGCCGGCACCGCGAACGGCGACTTCTACCAGAAGCTGCTCGACGAGGCGGCCGATGCGCCGGTGCGCAACGCGGGCCGGAAGAAGATCGTGCGGCCGGCCGAGATGCCGTGGGAGATGTCGCGGCACGGGCTGCTCAAGCACCTGATCAACGAGGACATGAACACGCGGATGGAGACCGTCGACGCGTACATGCAGATCATCCCGCCGGGCAGCCGGTCTGGGCGGCACCGGCACCTCGCGGAGGAATGCCTGTACGTGCTGGAGGGGCGCGGGTACGACGTGCACCAGGACTGCGACGTGGACATCACCGACGAGTACACCTGGCGCCCCAAGGAGGAGACGCAGCGGTTCGAGTGGGAGGCCGGCGACGTGATCTACGTGCCGCCGTGCACGATCCACCAGCACTTCAACGCCGACCCGCGGCGCCCGGTCCGGCTGATCTCCGCGACCAACCGGATCTACCGGTACTGCGGGCTCAACGACCTGGTGCAGCTGGAGGACGCCCCGGAGTACGACCCGCGGGTGGTGCTGACCCCGGAGACGATCCAGTCGTACCTGCGGCCCCCGGTGCCGGCCGGACTGGCCTGA